A single Augochlora pura isolate Apur16 chromosome 2, APUR_v2.2.1, whole genome shotgun sequence DNA region contains:
- the 5-ht7 gene encoding 5-hydroxytryptamine receptor 7 has protein sequence MLQKLEKPILSSSTTPITPPLTKSTIVRNHLNSTCSVTNSPHQKKLRFHLAKERKASTTLGIIMSAFIVCWLPFFVLALVRPFLSDPDAIPAFLSSLFLWLGYCNSLLNPIIYATLNRDFRKPFREILYFRCSNLNHMMREEFYQSQYGDPINNYEIKAGEMDVAERLDNQGEVEAIDVAANMPNESFL, from the coding sequence ATGCTGCAGAAGCTGGAGAAGCCGATCctgtcgtcgtcgacgacgccgATCACGCCGCCGTTGACCAAGTCGACGATCGTGCGGAACCATTTGAACAGCACCTGCAGCGTGACGAACTCGCCGCACCAGAAGAAGCTGAGGTTCCACCTGGCGAAGGAGAGAAAGGCGAGCACCACGCTGGGCATCATAATGAGCGCGTTCATCGTCTGCTGGCTGCCGTTCTTCGTGCTTGCGCTGGTCAGACCGTTCCTCAGCGACCCGGACGCGATCCCGGCGTTCCTGTCGAGCCTGTTCCTCTGGCTGGGCTACTGCAACAGCCTCCTGAACCCGATCATCTACGCGACCCTGAACAGGGACTTCCGGAAGCCGTTCCGCGAGATCCTCTACTTCCGTTGCAGCAACCTGAACCACATGATGCGCGAGGAGTTCTATCAAAGCCAGTACGGCGACCCGATCAACAACTACGAGATCAAGGCCGGCGAGATGGACGTCGCGGAACGGCTGGACAACCAGGGCGAGGTCGAGGCGATCGACGTCGCCGCGAACATGCCGAACGAGAGCTTCCTGTGA